A genomic segment from Pyrodictium occultum encodes:
- a CDS encoding transcriptional regulator, producing the protein MAGQAGFLSAPCEIAVKKYVPSIRASLAIVLLRDYGLTIYRAAKLLRLTPAAVSNYLLKRRGGSYIDVILRDKELYGMVAKMAEQIISNNADERLMPLYICEICRKLRSKVEPKAVLPEPPY; encoded by the coding sequence ATGGCTGGACAGGCAGGCTTTCTATCAGCGCCCTGCGAAATAGCTGTAAAGAAGTACGTGCCATCGATAAGGGCGTCACTAGCCATAGTGCTGCTGCGCGATTATGGTCTGACCATATACCGGGCGGCTAAGCTGCTCCGGCTGACGCCGGCTGCGGTCTCCAACTATCTGCTTAAGCGTAGGGGTGGAAGCTACATAGATGTTATCCTCAGGGACAAAGAGCTATACGGAATGGTCGCGAAGATGGCTGAGCAGATTATAAGCAATAATGCGGATGAGAGGCTGATGCCTCTCTACATATGCGAGATATGCCGCAAGCTTAGATCTAAGGTCGAGCCTAAGGCTGTGCTGCCGGAGCCCCCCTACTAG
- a CDS encoding purine-nucleoside phosphorylase has protein sequence MRPQHIRISPEKVAKKVVAVGDPARARFLAEHFLEDAELVNEERGFNIYTGYYRGERVSVAVHGIGGPSAAIVFEELHMLGARTIIRLGTAGGLVPRLDIGDAVVATGAAYMHGGTVGSYVPDACMAAAPNPVLTTMLYEKAREIHGRVYLGPVFSSDAFYAEDPAFVEKWSKRGIIAVEMEVATLYALAALRGFNASALLVISDNLAVPGKEELKHHQELEPFVEKAAKAVLETLKSFNP, from the coding sequence ATGAGGCCGCAGCATATACGTATAAGCCCCGAGAAGGTGGCCAAGAAGGTCGTCGCCGTAGGCGATCCCGCCCGCGCCAGGTTCCTGGCTGAGCACTTTCTCGAGGATGCTGAACTAGTTAACGAGGAGCGCGGCTTCAACATATACACGGGCTACTATAGGGGCGAGCGGGTCAGCGTAGCGGTACATGGCATAGGAGGGCCCTCGGCGGCCATAGTGTTTGAGGAGCTCCACATGCTTGGGGCGCGTACAATCATAAGGCTCGGCACGGCTGGCGGACTCGTACCCCGGCTTGATATAGGCGATGCGGTGGTAGCTACCGGTGCAGCCTACATGCATGGAGGCACCGTGGGCTCCTATGTGCCCGACGCCTGCATGGCTGCGGCCCCCAACCCAGTACTCACAACAATGCTCTACGAGAAAGCTAGGGAGATACACGGCCGCGTCTACCTGGGTCCCGTGTTCAGCAGCGACGCCTTCTACGCCGAGGATCCAGCGTTCGTCGAGAAGTGGTCTAAGCGTGGAATAATCGCGGTAGAGATGGAGGTTGCCACACTCTACGCGCTTGCTGCACTGAGAGGCTTCAACGCCTCCGCGCTGCTGGTGATATCGGACAACCTGGCCGTGCCCGGCAAGGAAGAGCTCAAGCACCACCAGGAGCTAGAGCCCTTCGTAGAGAAGGCTGCAAAAGCTGTACTAGAGACGTTGAAATCTTTCAACCCCTAA
- a CDS encoding thioredoxin family protein, producing MLEVQAPNELEELIRSTRILLVLFYDSRSPNGRYLAGIVEDIARAVEPVIAVARVDAATLPGVVRRYARSVPRLQLYFDGEKVWEQIGFFYNSASDRYAIRRGILYALRSRNTSPSRLGISLRF from the coding sequence ATGCTAGAGGTCCAGGCGCCTAACGAGCTTGAGGAGCTGATTAGGTCTACGCGTATACTCCTGGTCCTCTTCTACGACTCGCGCAGTCCTAACGGGAGGTACCTCGCCGGCATAGTGGAGGATATTGCCCGTGCGGTGGAGCCCGTGATAGCTGTGGCGAGGGTTGACGCCGCTACGCTGCCCGGCGTGGTGAGGCGCTATGCAAGGTCTGTGCCCAGGCTGCAGCTCTACTTTGATGGGGAGAAGGTGTGGGAGCAGATAGGCTTCTTCTATAACAGTGCCAGCGACAGGTACGCCATTAGGAGGGGTATACTCTATGCGCTTCGGAGCCGCAACACCAGCCCTTCTAGGCTAGGCATCTCCCTCCGCTTCTAA
- the thsA gene encoding thermosome subunit alpha — translation MALGVPVLILKEGTQRVYGREALRNNILAAKVLAEVLKSSLGPRGLDKMLVDSFGDVTITNDGATILKEMEIQHPAAKLMVEVAKAQDAEVGDGTTSAVVLAGMLLDRAENLLDENIHPTTIIEGYKKALDYALGELSKIGVKVDVNDRQLLKRIASTSLYSKYVGSGATMDKLTDMAVEAVLRVAEPRGDGTYEVRLDRVKIEKKKGGSLLDSQLVEGIVLDKEVVHPGMPKRVENAYIVLLDAPLEVEKPEITAKINITSPDQIKAFLDEEAKLLREMVDRIYEIAVERMKRDGMEPGKAGIVVITQKGIDEVAQHFLAKKGIMAVRRVKRSDLEKLEYATGGRIVSSLRDLKPEDLGFAKLVEERKVGNDKMVFIEGCPNPKAVTILLRGANDMVLDEAERSLNDALHVLRNVLRKPLIVPGGGAVEVELAMRLRKYAESLGGKEQLAVEAYADALEEIPMVLAESAGMDALQALMDLRRLHAEGKVFAGIDAVEGKIEEDMTKVNVIEPILVKEQVLKSATEAATAILKIDDVIAAAPKTEEKKGKKGKEEEE, via the coding sequence ATGGCGCTTGGCGTACCGGTACTCATACTCAAGGAGGGCACCCAGAGGGTTTACGGGAGGGAGGCTCTCCGCAACAACATACTAGCAGCTAAGGTCCTCGCAGAGGTGCTGAAGAGCAGCCTCGGGCCCCGAGGACTCGACAAGATGCTCGTCGACAGCTTCGGCGATGTAACCATAACCAACGATGGCGCCACCATACTCAAGGAGATGGAGATACAGCACCCCGCCGCCAAGCTAATGGTAGAGGTGGCTAAGGCCCAGGATGCCGAGGTGGGCGACGGCACCACCAGCGCCGTGGTACTGGCAGGTATGCTTCTCGACAGGGCCGAGAACCTGCTGGACGAGAACATACACCCCACAACCATCATCGAGGGCTACAAGAAGGCCCTCGACTACGCCCTAGGAGAGCTATCAAAGATAGGCGTAAAGGTCGATGTGAACGACCGCCAGCTCCTCAAGAGGATAGCCTCCACCAGCCTCTACAGCAAGTACGTCGGCAGCGGTGCCACCATGGACAAGCTAACCGACATGGCTGTGGAGGCCGTGCTACGCGTAGCCGAGCCCAGGGGCGACGGCACCTACGAGGTGAGGCTGGACAGGGTGAAGATAGAGAAGAAGAAGGGCGGTAGCCTGCTCGACAGCCAGCTGGTAGAAGGCATTGTGCTCGATAAGGAGGTTGTGCACCCCGGTATGCCCAAGAGGGTTGAGAACGCCTACATAGTGCTGCTCGACGCCCCGCTCGAGGTGGAGAAGCCGGAGATAACTGCTAAGATCAACATAACCTCCCCCGACCAGATAAAGGCGTTCCTCGATGAGGAGGCCAAGCTGCTCCGCGAGATGGTTGACAGGATATACGAGATCGCCGTTGAGAGGATGAAGAGGGATGGCATGGAGCCTGGTAAAGCCGGCATAGTGGTGATAACCCAGAAGGGCATCGACGAGGTGGCCCAGCACTTCCTAGCCAAGAAGGGCATAATGGCCGTGAGAAGAGTCAAGAGGAGCGACCTCGAGAAGCTGGAGTACGCCACCGGCGGCAGGATCGTGAGCAGCCTCCGCGACCTGAAGCCCGAGGACCTGGGCTTCGCCAAGCTAGTTGAGGAGAGGAAGGTCGGCAATGACAAGATGGTGTTCATAGAGGGCTGCCCCAACCCCAAGGCGGTGACTATACTGCTACGCGGCGCTAACGACATGGTGCTGGATGAGGCCGAGAGAAGCCTGAATGACGCGCTGCACGTGCTGAGGAACGTGCTGAGGAAGCCCCTGATCGTGCCCGGCGGCGGCGCGGTCGAAGTGGAGCTGGCTATGAGGCTTAGGAAATACGCTGAGAGCCTAGGCGGCAAGGAGCAGCTAGCAGTAGAGGCTTACGCCGATGCTCTGGAGGAGATACCTATGGTGCTGGCCGAGAGCGCCGGCATGGACGCGCTGCAGGCACTCATGGACCTGAGGAGGCTGCACGCTGAGGGCAAGGTCTTCGCCGGCATCGACGCAGTGGAGGGTAAGATAGAGGAGGACATGACCAAGGTCAATGTGATCGAGCCGATACTAGTGAAGGAGCAGGTGCTGAAGAGCGCTACCGAGGCCGCCACCGCTATACTGAAGATAGATGACGTGATCGCCGCTGCGCCCAAGACCGAGGAGAAGAAGGGCAAGAAGGGTAAGGAGGAGGAGGAGTAA
- a CDS encoding DNA-directed RNA polymerase subunit K — protein MAASEASVSELRKKIKIGPPWLTRFERARVIGVRALQISMGAPVLIDLESEPEHVRESPVLIAKKEVEAGILPLTIIRYTRRGDAQAIPLKWLVELDKLRVH, from the coding sequence TTGGCTGCCTCAGAGGCGAGTGTAAGCGAGCTTAGGAAGAAGATTAAGATAGGGCCGCCATGGCTTACGAGGTTCGAGAGGGCACGTGTGATAGGGGTCAGGGCCCTGCAGATAAGCATGGGCGCCCCTGTGCTCATAGACCTGGAGAGCGAGCCCGAGCATGTCCGGGAGAGCCCGGTGCTCATAGCCAAGAAGGAGGTAGAGGCTGGAATTCTGCCTCTGACTATTATAAGGTATACACGGCGGGGGGATGCGCAGGCTATACCTCTAAAGTGGCTTGTTGAGCTGGATAAGCTCCGTGTACACTAG
- a CDS encoding DNA topoisomerase I, whose amino-acid sequence MGRGYVLVVAEKPKAARKIAEALADGSGARLCRSGRIPFWMVYWAGRLHVIAPAAGHLYGLTTDEHGFPVFSYYWVPLWRIDRGASHTRQFLDVLGRLATSAAIFVNACDYDIEGSVIGYMVIKNVGDVGRAYRAKFSALTRQDVRRAFRKLDPLDWDMIEAGLARHELDWLWGINVSRALMDAVKLVTGRRVVLSAGRVQSPTLIEAVSRDKEIKLHVPLPRFAVRVTVEVGGRSYTGTLAAYEERRAAEAAAERLRRNRVLRVEHYREWMERLQPPYPFNLGDLQAEAARLFGYSPMFTQKIAEQLYLEGLISYPRTNSQKIPPTVDVASIARSLARLNEYRELIDYLLKATRGLLRPRNGPKDDPAHPAIHPTGELPRGALDKAERRIYDLIVRRFLASMAPAGVVAKASARLAAPGIGSMELAGLRVEEPGWLRIYYFAAPEEKAIPRLKPGGLVPVKRVSLSISYTSPPEPYSKASLVKWMERVGIGTEATRARIVELLFERGYLEARGRRVEATELGYAVAGVLSKYFPQLTSVALTRHFEERLEAIRARRAGRREVVEEAKAVLREMLERFKAEAMRDAGMELAKALGLVRPARRCVICGREAVADGLCSFHLEAVKRLVNMYGEWRRRAGLGCRKFLESIAGLRAAGQWVREAAEYFMKKGACPPGLAEYEA is encoded by the coding sequence ATGGGCCGTGGGTATGTGCTGGTAGTTGCAGAGAAGCCTAAGGCTGCGCGCAAGATAGCAGAGGCGCTTGCCGATGGGTCTGGCGCGAGACTCTGCCGCTCTGGCCGGATCCCCTTCTGGATGGTCTACTGGGCTGGCCGCCTACACGTTATCGCGCCGGCCGCCGGGCATCTTTATGGCCTCACTACAGATGAGCATGGGTTCCCTGTGTTCAGCTACTACTGGGTGCCGCTATGGCGCATTGACAGGGGGGCCTCTCACACTAGGCAGTTTCTCGATGTGCTGGGGAGGCTCGCAACCAGCGCGGCAATATTCGTGAATGCCTGCGACTATGATATAGAGGGCAGCGTCATAGGCTACATGGTTATAAAGAATGTTGGGGATGTTGGGAGGGCCTACAGGGCTAAATTCAGTGCGCTGACCCGGCAGGACGTGAGGAGGGCCTTTAGGAAGCTTGACCCCCTAGACTGGGATATGATTGAGGCAGGGCTGGCCAGGCATGAGCTAGACTGGCTGTGGGGTATTAACGTCAGCAGAGCGCTCATGGACGCTGTCAAACTCGTCACCGGCAGGCGCGTGGTGCTTAGTGCCGGGCGCGTCCAATCGCCCACGCTCATAGAGGCCGTGTCCAGGGACAAGGAGATCAAGCTTCACGTGCCCCTGCCAAGGTTTGCGGTGCGCGTCACAGTAGAGGTCGGCGGCCGGAGCTATACTGGCACGCTCGCAGCATACGAGGAGAGGCGTGCAGCCGAGGCCGCGGCAGAGAGGCTGAGGAGGAATAGGGTGCTCCGTGTGGAGCACTACCGGGAGTGGATGGAGAGGCTGCAGCCGCCTTACCCCTTCAATCTAGGCGACCTGCAGGCGGAGGCTGCCCGGCTCTTTGGCTACAGCCCCATGTTCACTCAGAAGATAGCCGAGCAGCTCTACCTCGAGGGGCTGATAAGCTACCCGAGGACTAACAGCCAGAAAATACCTCCTACAGTAGACGTGGCATCTATAGCGAGGAGCCTGGCTAGGCTCAACGAGTACCGGGAGCTCATAGACTACTTGCTGAAGGCCACCCGGGGGCTGTTGAGGCCGCGCAACGGACCTAAGGATGACCCCGCACACCCCGCGATACACCCTACGGGGGAGCTGCCCCGGGGGGCCCTCGACAAGGCCGAGCGGAGGATATACGATCTAATAGTGAGGAGGTTTCTCGCCTCCATGGCGCCTGCAGGGGTGGTTGCTAAGGCTAGCGCTAGACTGGCAGCGCCCGGCATAGGCTCGATGGAGCTGGCGGGCCTGCGGGTCGAGGAGCCCGGGTGGCTTAGAATATACTACTTCGCAGCGCCCGAGGAGAAGGCTATACCGCGTCTCAAGCCGGGAGGCCTAGTGCCTGTGAAGAGGGTATCCCTGAGCATCTCATACACAAGCCCCCCAGAACCCTATAGTAAGGCCTCACTCGTTAAGTGGATGGAGAGGGTCGGTATAGGCACCGAGGCCACGAGGGCCAGGATTGTGGAGCTCCTCTTTGAACGCGGCTACCTGGAGGCGAGGGGAAGGAGGGTTGAAGCCACCGAGCTGGGCTACGCGGTGGCCGGGGTTCTCTCAAAATACTTCCCGCAGCTCACAAGCGTGGCTCTGACCAGGCACTTCGAGGAGAGGCTCGAAGCTATTAGAGCTCGTAGAGCTGGCCGCAGGGAGGTGGTAGAAGAGGCCAAGGCAGTGCTCCGGGAGATGCTGGAAAGGTTCAAAGCTGAGGCTATGAGGGATGCAGGGATGGAGCTTGCAAAAGCACTCGGCTTGGTCAGACCCGCGAGGAGGTGCGTTATCTGTGGCCGCGAGGCGGTGGCGGATGGCCTTTGCAGCTTCCACCTAGAGGCGGTTAAGAGGCTCGTAAATATGTACGGGGAGTGGCGTAGGAGGGCCGGCCTAGGGTGTAGGAAGTTCCTAGAGAGTATTGCTGGGCTCCGTGCAGCAGGGCAGTGGGTGCGCGAGGCCGCGGAGTACTTTATGAAAAAGGGGGCCTGCCCGCCTGGCCTAGCCGAGTATGAAGCTTAG
- a CDS encoding signal peptidase I, whose product MPAGRLNPYSEEMKTVAVIVAVVAIAVLLRAGLGSRLGISSPFVVVEGYSMLPTLYNGDIVVIHKPPPTDIKIGDIIVYHSLRGELVIHRVVKIEKGPGCRPLCYITKGDNNPVDDATMGLQPWTGVSYSDVVGVVCQVSLNIDGRRVSAPLRIPYLGLLSFILG is encoded by the coding sequence ATGCCCGCCGGCCGTTTGAACCCTTACAGCGAGGAGATGAAGACTGTAGCAGTCATAGTAGCAGTTGTAGCTATTGCTGTACTGCTGCGTGCCGGTCTGGGCTCTCGGCTAGGGATATCATCGCCCTTTGTGGTCGTCGAGGGCTACAGCATGCTGCCGACTCTATACAACGGTGATATAGTGGTCATACACAAGCCCCCGCCAACCGATATAAAGATAGGCGACATAATAGTATACCACAGCCTCCGCGGAGAACTGGTAATCCATCGGGTTGTGAAGATAGAGAAAGGCCCCGGCTGCAGACCCCTCTGCTACATAACCAAGGGCGATAACAACCCGGTAGATGATGCCACCATGGGGCTTCAGCCCTGGACGGGAGTAAGCTACAGCGATGTTGTCGGAGTAGTATGCCAGGTCAGCCTGAACATAGATGGCAGGAGGGTCAGTGCACCGCTCCGCATACCCTACCTTGGGCTTCTAAGCTTCATACTCGGCTAG
- a CDS encoding mechanosensitive ion channel domain-containing protein produces MATNTTAEAFSVNNVTNFLGKTVIIVRTKLIPPLIEVIIVFVIVYLFLRLVKSILSRLQRREILPSVLSERIYKLIALITYVTTAIIIVYMFTSAPAVIYTLVALLIVVFLSNWNIIADISAYYVMLISKQSFRGASLIELPRLGIKGKIIETSPLYTRIRTLSGKIVFIPNHIMVSEPVTQLTSIQSVVTLEVEVNKPEIERGSPIEYIEKAIRTILAESRLATRPQDVVITVLSASSDRIKLEVRIPTMGAEPRPATVNAIIDNLYRGLAELSPAIRFKPVI; encoded by the coding sequence TTGGCCACCAATACTACGGCAGAAGCATTCTCCGTTAATAACGTGACTAACTTCCTCGGAAAGACAGTAATCATTGTGAGGACGAAGCTAATACCTCCACTGATAGAGGTCATAATCGTATTTGTCATAGTCTACTTGTTCCTCAGGCTAGTGAAGTCTATACTTTCAAGGCTCCAAAGGCGCGAGATACTGCCCAGCGTCCTCTCGGAGCGTATCTACAAGCTTATAGCGCTCATAACATATGTGACTACAGCGATAATCATAGTGTACATGTTTACCAGTGCGCCAGCGGTAATATACACCCTAGTAGCCCTGCTCATCGTTGTATTCCTGTCGAACTGGAATATAATAGCGGACATATCAGCCTACTACGTCATGCTGATATCTAAACAGAGCTTCAGAGGAGCTTCCCTGATAGAGCTGCCAAGGCTGGGGATAAAGGGCAAGATAATAGAAACAAGTCCTTTGTACACGCGCATTAGGACCCTCAGTGGGAAGATAGTATTCATACCCAACCACATAATGGTTAGCGAGCCGGTTACCCAGCTTACCAGCATACAGAGCGTGGTCACACTAGAGGTTGAGGTGAACAAGCCTGAGATTGAGCGTGGGAGCCCTATAGAATATATAGAGAAGGCTATCAGGACCATTCTGGCAGAGAGCAGGCTCGCCACAAGGCCTCAAGACGTAGTCATAACGGTTCTAAGCGCCTCGAGTGATAGGATTAAGCTAGAGGTGCGTATCCCAACAATGGGTGCCGAGCCTAGGCCTGCAACAGTGAACGCCATAATAGATAACCTATACCGTGGACTGGCGGAGTTGTCGCCAGCAATAAGGTTTAAGCCAGTAATCTAA
- a CDS encoding potassium channel family protein translates to MRILIIGAGKLGSLLAKRLSEKGHEIIVIDKDEKKAREVAEEADVASYARDATDPSTYDEVNIANIDVVVAATNRDEVNLFAALIARDYGVPRVIVKVRDSRIAQILSRIGIAEHVIVEPRVIGSIVEGVIEGKYNVVELVPVYVGGFRLVTITIAEGSSVEGQLLDEVKYPRSGVKILAVFDGEEFHDPGEVLRLEAGFQIIALVRDDVIEEFLEAFR, encoded by the coding sequence ATGCGAATACTAATTATTGGCGCTGGTAAGCTTGGCTCGCTTCTAGCCAAGAGGCTATCCGAGAAGGGACATGAAATAATAGTAATCGACAAAGACGAGAAAAAGGCCAGGGAGGTTGCGGAGGAGGCGGACGTGGCATCATATGCTAGGGACGCCACGGACCCATCGACCTACGATGAGGTAAACATAGCTAACATCGATGTCGTCGTGGCGGCCACTAACAGGGATGAGGTAAACCTCTTCGCAGCACTGATAGCCAGAGACTATGGAGTACCGAGGGTAATAGTGAAGGTTAGGGACAGCAGAATAGCCCAGATACTCTCAAGGATAGGAATAGCGGAGCATGTAATAGTAGAGCCCCGCGTAATAGGCTCAATAGTAGAGGGGGTAATTGAGGGCAAGTACAACGTGGTAGAGCTGGTCCCGGTATACGTGGGAGGCTTCCGGCTAGTAACGATAACCATAGCAGAGGGCAGCAGCGTGGAGGGCCAGCTACTCGACGAGGTCAAGTATCCACGCAGCGGGGTCAAGATACTAGCAGTATTCGATGGCGAGGAGTTCCATGATCCGGGCGAGGTGCTTCGCCTCGAGGCAGGCTTCCAGATAATTGCACTAGTACGTGATGATGTGATAGAGGAATTTCTGGAAGCCTTTAGGTAG
- the eno gene encoding phosphopyruvate hydratase — MGLPAELYGDFVIEDVRARMILDSRGNPTVEAEVVTRGGGFGRAAAPAGASKGSHEALELRDEGKAFKGKGVSRAVYNINSVIAPRLRGLDSRHQRLIDSLMCQLDGTPNKSRLGANAIVAVSLAVAKAAADTASVPLYEYIGGVGGTFILPVPLLNIINGGAHAGNELSFQEFMIMPVGADTFSDAIRIAVEVYHTLKGVLKEKYGAMAVNVGDEGGYAPPMKKNREALDALIKAISKAGYTPGQEVLLALDAAASHFYDKSRNAYIVDGEQLSREELLEYYMRLVDEYPIASIEDPFYEEDFEAHAELTSRIGNRVAIVGDDLYVTNLERLRKGVEMRATNAALLKVNQIGTLTEAMDYARAAAASGMKVIVSHRSGETEDTAIAHIAVGMRTGFIKTGAPARGERTAKYNELLRIEEELAGDAVYAGRLALRGLIYFYTARGILQA; from the coding sequence ATGGGTTTGCCAGCAGAGCTTTACGGAGACTTTGTAATAGAGGATGTGCGTGCAAGGATGATTCTCGACTCCCGCGGCAACCCTACAGTTGAAGCCGAGGTTGTTACAAGGGGTGGTGGTTTCGGCCGGGCTGCTGCACCTGCAGGAGCATCTAAGGGATCCCATGAGGCTCTGGAGCTCAGGGATGAAGGCAAGGCGTTCAAAGGGAAGGGTGTCAGCCGGGCTGTGTATAATATCAATAGTGTGATTGCTCCACGTCTACGAGGCCTTGACTCTAGGCATCAGAGACTGATAGATTCCCTAATGTGCCAGCTTGATGGCACTCCCAACAAGTCTAGGCTTGGAGCCAACGCTATTGTTGCAGTATCGCTTGCGGTAGCTAAGGCCGCCGCAGACACTGCAAGCGTACCCCTTTACGAGTACATCGGGGGAGTAGGAGGTACTTTCATCCTACCCGTCCCCCTCCTAAACATAATTAATGGCGGCGCTCATGCGGGTAATGAGCTCAGCTTCCAGGAGTTCATGATCATGCCTGTTGGCGCTGACACGTTTAGTGATGCTATCAGGATTGCGGTAGAGGTGTACCATACTCTGAAAGGAGTGCTCAAGGAGAAGTATGGAGCTATGGCCGTCAATGTCGGCGATGAGGGAGGCTATGCACCCCCTATGAAGAAGAACAGGGAGGCTCTTGATGCCTTGATCAAGGCCATCTCTAAGGCAGGCTATACCCCCGGCCAGGAGGTCCTGCTCGCTCTTGATGCTGCTGCCTCCCACTTCTACGATAAGAGTAGGAACGCGTACATAGTTGATGGGGAGCAGCTTAGTAGAGAGGAGCTACTAGAATACTACATGAGGCTTGTAGATGAGTACCCTATAGCCTCTATAGAGGATCCCTTCTACGAGGAAGACTTCGAGGCTCATGCTGAGCTTACGAGCCGTATCGGAAACCGGGTTGCTATAGTAGGGGACGACCTATATGTCACTAACCTGGAGAGGCTGAGGAAAGGTGTAGAGATGCGTGCTACCAATGCGGCACTGCTCAAGGTTAACCAGATAGGTACTCTCACAGAAGCCATGGATTATGCACGCGCCGCCGCGGCTAGCGGCATGAAGGTTATCGTGAGCCACCGCAGCGGCGAGACAGAGGATACGGCAATAGCCCATATAGCTGTGGGCATGAGAACCGGGTTTATCAAGACAGGTGCACCGGCAAGGGGTGAGAGGACTGCCAAGTACAACGAGCTGTTGAGAATAGAGGAGGAGCTAGCGGGCGACGCAGTGTATGCTGGGAGGCTGGCACTCCGCGGACTTATCTACTTCTACACTGCGAGGGGTATCCTACAAGCCTAG
- a CDS encoding ORC1-type DNA replication protein produces the protein MPTARDIIESVLEHPSVFKSKEKLYPEYVPAYLPHREDQLKSLATYFRPLLLEPGAISQRVLLVGSIGTGKSATARRFGSDFKHLARQRGIKLEYVHVNCHRDRTLYFVVQEIARQLHIPIPPRGLSAQEMFQIILKHLENRDTYVIITLDEFDYFIEVAGNDAVYFLIRTYDEHPELTKRISYIFITRGLTSLSRLDSATESYLVRNVIHFKPYTSSELFDILKYRSVEAFYEGTVSDDVLSYIAEIVGVDTGGSGNARLALEILMLAGTEADDEGSPMLTIEHVRKAFAKTNPNLSIMINDVIRHLPLHELLILLAAIRVLRRSSEAYARIGEVEEEYQRVCEEIGEKPRRHTQVYEYIMDLKKRGVVDARVSGKGYRGKSTLIGISVGPLELLEKHVAEIIEYKREGE, from the coding sequence ATGCCTACTGCACGTGACATAATCGAAAGTGTCTTGGAGCATCCCTCGGTGTTCAAGAGCAAGGAGAAGCTGTATCCAGAGTACGTGCCAGCCTATCTACCCCATCGAGAGGATCAGCTAAAGAGCCTGGCAACATACTTTCGTCCACTGCTGCTAGAGCCGGGCGCCATCTCGCAGCGTGTACTCCTCGTCGGGAGCATAGGTACGGGGAAGAGCGCGACGGCTAGAAGGTTTGGAAGCGATTTCAAACACCTTGCCAGGCAGAGGGGCATAAAACTCGAGTATGTGCATGTAAACTGTCACCGAGACCGCACGCTCTACTTTGTCGTGCAGGAGATAGCCAGGCAGCTCCACATACCTATCCCGCCACGCGGCCTCTCGGCCCAGGAGATGTTCCAGATTATACTGAAGCACCTCGAGAACCGGGACACCTATGTTATAATCACCCTTGACGAGTTCGACTACTTCATAGAGGTTGCTGGGAACGACGCAGTGTACTTCCTCATACGCACCTACGACGAGCACCCAGAGCTGACCAAGCGGATAAGCTACATATTCATTACCAGAGGGCTGACAAGCCTCAGCAGGCTGGACTCCGCTACAGAGAGCTACCTGGTCAGAAACGTTATACACTTCAAACCATACACCAGCTCGGAGCTCTTCGACATATTGAAGTATAGGAGTGTCGAGGCCTTCTACGAGGGTACTGTAAGCGACGATGTACTCAGCTACATAGCCGAAATCGTTGGAGTAGACACCGGCGGGAGTGGTAACGCTAGACTCGCCCTCGAGATACTAATGCTCGCCGGCACAGAAGCCGACGACGAGGGCTCCCCCATGCTCACCATAGAGCACGTGAGGAAGGCGTTTGCCAAGACAAACCCTAACCTATCAATAATGATAAACGACGTTATAAGGCACTTGCCCCTCCATGAGCTCCTGATACTGCTCGCCGCGATAAGGGTGCTTAGACGCTCCTCCGAGGCCTATGCAAGGATAGGCGAAGTTGAGGAGGAGTATCAGCGCGTCTGCGAGGAGATAGGCGAGAAGCCGAGGAGACATACCCAGGTCTACGAGTACATCATGGATCTAAAGAAGAGGGGCGTTGTGGACGCACGTGTATCCGGTAAGGGCTACCGGGGGAAGAGCACTCTCATAGGCATAAGCGTCGGCCCTCTCGAGCTCCTCGAGAAGCATGTAGCGGAGATAATAGAGTACAAGAGGGAGGGTGAATGA
- a CDS encoding ArsR/SmtB family transcription factor, with protein sequence MSIESDELARILGSKGKIKILSLLARSGQLNITRIIKDTGLHHRLVEQHLEELKNAGLVEEQRIGRLRLFSLRYDNPKTAVLIELLRAFNK encoded by the coding sequence ATGAGCATAGAAAGCGACGAGCTGGCGAGGATACTCGGCAGCAAGGGTAAGATCAAGATCCTTAGCCTGCTTGCCAGAAGCGGACAGCTCAACATAACTAGGATTATTAAGGATACAGGGCTCCATCACCGTCTCGTGGAACAGCATCTCGAGGAGCTGAAGAACGCAGGGCTCGTAGAGGAACAGCGCATAGGGAGACTAAGACTATTTAGTCTTAGATACGACAACCCCAAGACAGCTGTACTGATCGAGCTTCTCCGAGCCTTCAACAAGTAG